Genomic DNA from Synergistaceae bacterium:
AGCGGGATGGCAGAATAAAACATTATGCCGCATTTAATAGCAATAGAATCAAGTGAATCACAGCGCCGGCAATTGAGCGAAAAAATTAGCGAACTCTCAAAAAAGGGCTGGCCTTTAACTGGACGATTTGAGTCAGCAAGTTTTGTGTCATGGGCAAAATTATTCGAGAACACGGCGACTCAAGATTTATTTGCGGCCCGTGAATTAATTGTGATTGAGAGTGCCGACTCATTTGGCAATTTTCCGGATTCGCTCGCTCAATATTTAGAAGACGATAACGCCGACTGTATAATAATTCTTGTATTGACTGGCGACTCTAAAATTTTCAAGTCCGTTAAAGACTCGATCACTATAATCAAGCCTGAACCTCAAATTCCCCCTTGGAAGCGTAAAGAGTGGCTTATGACTCTCGCAAAAATTTCAAGTGATGCCGCCCAGTTATTAGCAGAAAATATTGACTCGCAGGAAGAATTACGCAGCGAAATTAATAAACTCTCTGAATATGCCGAGAATCGCGAAATAAATATTAATGACGTTCAAAATCTTTCATTCAATGAAGGAGGGAGAGCGCAGTTAATTTTTATTGACTCGGTTTGTGATAACAAGCCCGGCCAAGCAGCAAAAGCACTAAAATATTTGAAGTCAGGGCCGTTATTGCCTGTATTAGCTGCGATTTGTAATAGATTGCGTATTGCTATGATAATTTCAAGCTTTCCGGGAATAAATCAGGACTCAGCCTTAAAAGCTATAGGAATCGACACGGGCAAAAAATTTAATTATGCACTTGAGAAAGCAAGAAACGCGCTGAAAAATTTCGGTGAAGAGTCAATAAAAAAATTTATGGCAAATTCGGCTCGGCTTTCATATTTGGAAAAAACTAATATGTCAGAAAGCTGGGAAGGATTCGAGTTAATTTTATGGGAGTTAATTACAAAAATTTAGTATAATATTCTATTACATAGGGAGGTGTATTTATTATGCAGGTTACGTCAATGCTTTCAGCCGGATATTTAGAGCCGGTGCAAAATATAGCCAGAGTCCAAGCCGTAGAAAACGTAAACGTAAACAAGACTGATGAGTCAAAACAGGCTAAGGAGCAGGAAATTTTAGCAGAAGAACAGAGCCTTAAAGCTAAACTCGGAAGTTCTGCGCAGGTTCATACGGTCTATCATTATTCTATGGGATCAGATGGACGGCGTTATATTGTCGGAGCGTCAGTAACTATGAAGGGCAGCGAGGAAGATTTAAATCGAGTCAGCGGCGGCCTTACAACTGAAGATTTGCAGAGTAAGAAACAAGAGGCTCAAGACGCACTCAAGAAGGAAGCCCAGAAGAGTCAAGATACCCAGAATATAATTAAATCTGAAGCAGAAAAACGTGAGGCAGCCAAGAAAGAAGACGAATCAGAAGAGAATAAGCAAGCGCAAGTTAAGGAACTCGAAAAAATTCAGCGTGAAGTTATCTCACATGAGGCGGCACATAAGGCAGCGGCTGGCGATTTAGGCGGCGGAGTCAGTTATTCCTACACTGAAGGCCCGGACGGCAAGAGCTATATTACTGGCGGAGAAGTCCCGATTAAATTCAAACAGGGCAGCACTCCCGAAGAGACTTTGCGGAATATGCAGCAAATTCAACGGGCAGCAACAGCTCCGGCAGATCCATCGGGGCAGGATATACAAGTTGCGGCAAAGGCAGCAGCAATGGCAGCTCGTGCGAGAAATGAAATCACACGCGAAAATAATGACGATGACTCACACAAAACTGAAGTTGCAAGAGGGACTCCGATATTTGAAGCTATTAATAATCAGAATGAGCATTTAGATCCGGAAAAAAACGGCGTTCTCTCAGTGCTGGCGACTGTTAAAGAGTTACAGCTGCAAAATCTTTTACCGGCCGCATAAATTTTTATGATGACACGAATTATTTTATATGAGCGAGACTCCTTCCGGCTATGCTGCTTAAACCGGAGGGAATTTTTTTACAGGGAGTATTATTTATTATGAAAAAATTAAAATTTTTTGCGCTGATTCTAGTTATATTATTAATTGCTGGTAATTCATTTGCTGCTGACAAGAAATATATAGACTTGCATTTGCACTTAGACGGAGCTATTACACTTGATATTGCGAAAAAATTAGCTGACTTGCAAAATATTAAATTGCCTGCTGATAATGACTCAGAGCTTGAGAAATTATTAACTGTTCCTGATGACTGCGATGATCTTGACGATTTTCTCGAATGCTTTGAGCTGCCTTTATCGTTAATGCAGACTCCCAAGGGACTCCGTGAAAGTGTTAGACTCGTGCTTGATAATATTCAGTCTCAGGGATTAATTTATGCTGAAATCAGATTCGCGCCTCAGTTACACACAAAAAAGGGCATGAATCAGGAAGATGCAATTAAAGCAGCCTTAGAAGGTTTACGGGAGTCGAGTCTCAAAGCAAATATAATTTTATGCTTAATGCGCGAGAATAAAAGCGGGTCAGCAAATTTTGAGACTTTAGAACTTGCGCGAAAATATTTAGTGAAGGACGGCGGAGTTGTAGCTATTGACTTGGCCGGAGACGAGTCAGAATATCCGACTAAGAATTACAAGAAATTTTTTGATCTGGCAAAAAAATATAATATCCCCTTTACTATTCATGCCGGAGAAGGTGCAGGGGCTCAAAGTGTGAAGGACGCTATTAATTTCGGAGCATTACGAATCGGACACGGAATAAGAAGTTACGAATCTCCCGAAGTTGTTGCGCTCATAAAGGAAAAAGGGATCTTTCTCGAAATTTGCCCGACAAGTAATAAATTAACTCGTGCAGTTAAGAATATGAAAGATTACCCCTTCATGAAATTTTTACGTGATGGATTAAGAGTTACACTAAATACTGATGATATGGGAATCGAGAATACTACTTTGCCGCGCGAATATGAATACATGCGAAAAGAATTCGGCCTTACTCCTGAAGATGAGCGTGTTATATTAAATAATGCGATTGACGGAGCATTTACGACTGATGAAGTCAAAAAATTTCTGCGTAATACTATATTCGGTGAAACAAATATAAAATTTTAAGAATTAAATTTATTTATCATGGTGATTTAATGACTTATGAAAATTTTTCGCAGATATTATGACACTCACGCAAAAATTTATAGCTCGTAATATCTGATTCCGACCCGCCCGTCCCCCAATCCGATTCCCCGCGTCATATATTATTATTTTCTCGCTAACAGCCAGCAGAAAAACGGCCCTCCCGTCAAAGCTGTAATCACTCCTGCAGGAAGTTCGCCGAGTCTCTGTGCGAGTCCATCAGCTAGAGTCATTAAGCAGGCTCCCATAAAAAACGCGTGTATAATTAATTTTCTGTGTGAGGCTCCGACTATTGCGCGAGAAATATGAGGCACTGCCAGCCCTACAAAGCCTATTACTCCGAATGAACTTACAGCTAAAGCAGTCCCCGTTGAAGTCGTAAGCAATAAAATAATTCTCACAAGATTCTCATTTACTCCTAAGACTGCGGCCCTATCTTGACCGAGCGACATTGCATCGAGTAAAGGCGCAAGAATATACGCAGGCAAAATCACTAGAATACTCCCGAATAAAATCGCGTAAAAATTATTGAATCCTGCTCCCGAAAAACTGCCCATCAGCCATAAAACAATTGAGCCTATTTTGTCGCCCGATATTGATTTCAAGAAAGTAACTCCGGCTGAAAGTATAGCATTTGAGATAACGCCCGCTAAAATTACCGCATTATTTCCGGATTTAAGAGCGATTATTCCTGTCAAAACAAGCGCAGTTAACGCCCCCGTCATGGCACAAGGCATAATAAAAAAATTTCCTGCCATTATTCCCAGTGATGCACCGAAAGCAGCTCCGGACGCAATTCCCAGCGTATATGGCTCGGCCAAAGGATTAGCAAGCAAGCCCTGTAAAATTACTCCTGAAACGCTCAATAATCCGCCCGTCCCGATTGAGCATAACAAGCGCGGCAATCTCACAGAACGAATTATTAAAGCCTGATAAGATTCTCCGCCGTTCACGAGAAAATAAAAAACTTCAGACAAATTTATGTCCCATTCGCCTGAAGTAATTCGCCATATTGATATTATTGCTAGAAATATCGCGCTAGTCCATAAGCTCAAGAATCTGCCTCACAAATTCGCGTTTCAAATTTTCATCTTCTCCGAGTCCTACAAGATATGTAGTGATTTCTTGATAGCCTTTATTCTTTAATATACTTAGCCATGATTTAGAGTCTAAAGGGTCGGCCAAGTCGTTATTTGCGTGATCTCCTGCTACTATCATGAGGGGACTCAGGACTAATTTTTTGATTTCAGGGTGGAGCTTTAACTCTGCTAACACGTCATTAATTAGCGGTGATGATTCAACAGTTCCGACAAAGAATCTCCCGTGTGCCCGTTGATTTAGTGCCAGTTGTAACTGCGGGTAAAGTCCATTAGCGAAATGATTAGGCGTTCCATGTCCCATTAAGATAATTCCGGTCTCTTTGTCTTCAAGCTGCGTCTTGAATCTCATCATAAGAACGTCGGCCATTCCTGAGCAGTCATGAGGGCTGTTAAGAAAGGGGACTCCTAGCTTTAATTTTCTGAATCCATATTTGCCCCGTAAAGTTCTAAACGCTTCGACAACGTTTTTAAGTTCGTCATACTCAACTCCGGGAATCATGTGAGTCGGCATTACATAAACGTCCGTAAATCTTTCATCGTTCAATTTCGCAAGAGCAATAACAGGAGTGTCTATAATGTCGCCTGATTCTGCAAGTTTTCGCCGTATAATATTAGAAGTAAATGAGAGTCTGACTTCAGAATCCGGAAAATTATCTTTTGCGGCGTTGACTAAATTGTCAATTGCTTTGCGGGCCTCTGGCATTGATGTACCGAACGAGACGACAAGAATCGCGGTTTTACTGGAGTCCGAATCAGCAGCAAATGCACTCGCAGGAATTAATAACGTAACAAGAACTAAAGCACATAGAAATTTATTCATTTATAAAGCCTCCTGATTGAGATTAATATTTAATGAAATTATACGCTAATAAATTTACTTGTTATAATTATTTTATATTTTATTAGGGAGCGGATTAATTATAAGATACGATTATATTTTCCTGATTGATAAATCTCTTGAATTATTCTGGGTATTGATTCAACAGTGCTGTTTCTGCGGAGTTAAATACATATATGAAGGACTCATACCAAACGGGCAGAGTTTAAGGCGCATTATAATGACTCAAGTAATTATATTCGCAGTTCTCGTTATATTATGCTTTGAGTATGAATTATCAATAAAATTTTTATCGTCAATGTTAGTATTTGGCCGCAAAAATTTTTACCCTTGGGCAATGCGTATAACTTTGTGCGCTGCAATGATTTTATTTGACTCGTTATTATTATTATATACATTCAGGATTTATAAATTATATCGCGGTAAACTTGCAAGACCGACATTTTTGCCTGATTTAGCAGTAACTCTATTTATTTGCGTAATCTGCTTTGGATATATTGCCGGGAGTATTCACGCCTCACTGACTCAGCATATTTCAATGAACGCATATTTATGGGTAGGACGTGCCTTTGTGCAGCTGTCAAATTTCTTTTATGTGCCTTTAGAGATTGCCGGGGCTGTGCTGCTTTATAATTTCCGGCGGGCTATTCGTGATAATAAGGAGATTCAAGAATGAGAGTTTATTATTTCACGGGAATATTATTACACTGGAGATTTAATCATGAACGAGTTTATTAACATGCTTGATAAAATTTTTTTATTTATCAGTCAATATTATAGAAATGAGCTTTACATGGCCGGGACGAGATTGGCGGGCTTATTATGCAGTTACGCGGATATAATAATGCTCTGGCTGTTTCTTAAATTGTGCGATGACATAAACGGGAAGATTTCTCGGCGGCGTTATTTTGTTATCAAGATATTTGCTGTCTTGACTCCGAGTTTATTATTTGTGAAGGATTCGACGATATTTTTTATTTTACAGGGAATTGTCTTATCTGGGCCGTATTTTATTCTTGTCTGGACTGCATTCACTGAGGCAAAAAATATACTAGCTCATATTAAAGAAGTCATGCATAAATAATTTATGTATAATACAAGTTATAATTAAAGCAATTTTTTATCAGGAGCGAAAATTTTATAATGATACCAACTAGAGAACAGGCTTTGAATCTCTTAAAGCAATATAATAATGAAGAGTCCCACATTCACCACGCTATAGCAGTTGAAAGCACTATGAGGCATTTTGCTGAAATTTTCCACGAAGACCCGGATTTATGGGGCATTGTAGGAATCCTTCACGATATAGACTGGGAAGAAACAAGCGCGACCCCTGAACAGCACTGCCACTTAGCACCTGAAATTTTACGAAATGCAGGAGTCGACGAAAATATAATTCATGCTGTAGTCTCTCACGGATTCGGAATTTGCAGCGATGTTGAGCCGTCTAATCAAATGGAGCGCACACTCTTTACTATTGACGAATTAACGGGACTTGTAATAACTGCCGGACTCGTAAGACCCTCGAAATCTTTATCTGACCTTGAACTCAAATCCGTAAAGAAAAAATGGAAAGATAAAGCCTTTGCACGCGGAGTGAATCGCGAAATTATCAAACAGGGAGCCGAAAAAATGAATATGCCCCTCGATGATGTCATAAGCGAGACTATTATCGCACTTAGACCCGTTGAAAAATTAATCGGAATGTAATATAAATCTAGCTATATTTAATGGAGATGAATTATTTATTATGGCTGTAACTATTTTACTTGCAGATGATCACCCTTTGACACGTTCGGGAATTGCTGAATTTGTCAGGCGTGAAGAAAGTTTTAAATTAGTCGCTGAGGCAGAGGACGGAATAAGCGCGTGGCAATTAATTCAAGAATTAAAACCTAATGTAGCACTCTTAGATATTCGTATGCCCGGAATGGACGGAGTCAGCGTTGCACAAAGAGTCAAAAATGAGGGCTTGAATACTTCAATAGTTATGCTTACTTCTTATGATGCCCAGCAATATGTAATAGCGTCACTACGGGCAGGCGCGCGGGGATTCGTGTTAAAAACTGTGAGTCCCAAAGAATTAACTACGGCAATTAACACAGTCGCAAAGGGAGGGCTTTATTTAGATCCTGAAGTCGCTTCAGTGATGGGAGAACAGGATTTTATACCTGAACAGCTTTCAATGAGAGAAAGAGAAGTGTTATTACTTGCTGCAAAAGGTTTATCAAGCAAAGAAGTAGCAAAACGCTTATATATCAGTGAACGCACAGTACAGACTCATTTGGCCTCGATTTATGACAAATTAGGCTCGCGAAACAAGACAGAGGCATTATTACTCGCGCTGAAATACGGGGTTGTTACTCTTGAAGAGTTGCTGGAGGACGACGAATAAATTTAAATGTTCGCAAGTTTACGCAAAAAATTTACAAGTTCAAAATCTCATCTTTTAGCGTGGCTGTTATCTGCGCTTGTAATTCCTTCTGCCGCTGTAGTACTCGTAGCAATTGCCGGAATGGTCAGCCAAGAACGGGCAATGGATGAAGCTGTGAGTTCATACGTTCAGGATCTCGCAGAAAGTATGTCATATCATTTAGCGTCAGATTCAGAAGTCTGGGCTTACTCAATGTTAAGCGAATTCACAAGACTCCCGTTTTTTTCTTGGGGGCCGTCAATTCCCGGGTGGGTTGCCTTAATCGGTCAAGACGGGCGGGTCGTTGCAGCTTCTCCCGGAGCTATGAATATTTCAGCAATCTGGAATAACACATTACCAGTCGGCCACGCTGTAAAAGTTGAAGACAAGGACGGAGCACAATATACTTTAGCAGTACAGCCCGTGAAACGTCCTTCAGGCGGTTATGTAGTAGCTGCTGTATCATGGACTCAATTACTCGGCGGCTTAGTAGGAGTTACAAGAATTTGGCCGGCTCTTGTCGTGATTATAGCGTTATCTATTTTCGTGGCGATTCGTATGTTATGGAGATTTCTTGTTATTCCTTTGCAGTCAATAGTCGCAGAAATTGATAATATGACACTGGGTAAAGACGTCCCCGAAGATTTGCCGGATATGGCCGTTCAGGAAATAGAGAGCGTACATTTTGCGCTGGTGAGATCAGCACAGGCCGCAGTCGACAGAAATATTTTGCGAAATAATTACGTCCGCGATATTGTGAAGGCTCAAGAACAGGAACGACTCGACATGGCTAGAGAAATTCACGACGGCCCATTGCAGGATATAACGGCATTATTGCAGCAATTACACATGGCACGTGAAGAAGAAAATAATATAGAACGAGTCAAACGCACTGAAGTAATAGCAAAAACTGTAGTTCGTGAGTTAAGATCTCTATGTGATGAACTCGCCCCGCCGTGGGTAGATCTGGGACTCGTTGAAGCCTTAACAGAATTAGCTGACAGATTAGCGCAGGTTTATTATATAGGAGTCTTTACGGATTTTGACGAGGACGCAAAAATTGAAGTCGACAGCGAGAAGACTCTATCTTTATTGCGAATAGTTCAGGAGGCCGTATCTAATGCAGTCAGACACGGTGAAGCCAGCGAGGTATTAATTAAGCTCCATAAAGATGACGATGATACTTTGACTCTAGAAATTTCGGACAATGGGCGGGGCTTTGAGGCAAAAAATATAAATCACGAAACTTTACGAGTCGAGGGACACAGGGGACTCGCGAGCATGACCGAACGAATGAGCTTAATGGGAGGCACTGTAAAAATTACTTCAACACCCGGCGAAGGTACTATTATCACAGCACAATTTAAAGCATAATTAATTATTCCTTTATCCTGAAATATCACGTATAATTTAATCACCAATTAAAAAATTTTATATTAATTTCAGGAGGGGTTTATTCTCATGAAGAAATTTTTATGTTTAGTGCTTGTTATGTTGCTTGCGTCATGTTTTGCTGCTTTTGCTGCCGAACACACAATAACAGTAACTCACATTGTTGACGAAGCTCACTCATGGCACAAGGCGAGCGAATTCTTTAAGCAGGAAGTCGAGAAGCGTTCAGGCGGAAAAATTGAAGTCAAGATTTACCCTAACAGCCAATTAGGCAACGAGATCGACACGATTCAATCGGCTTTGACAGGCGGCGGCGTTGATGTAGTAATCACAGGCGAGTCAATGATGACATATGTTCCCGAACTTGGAATCTTAGGCGTGCCCTATTTAATGACGAGTGATGCCCACGTTGAAGCAATTGCAGGCGGAGAAATCGGCAAAGAAATCGAAAACTTAATGTTAATGGACGGTGCAGGATTCAGGTGTCTTGCTTATTTCGTAAGAGGCCCCCGCGATGTTACAGCTAATAAAGCAATTCGCACCCCCGATGACATTAAAGGCTTGATAATCAGGACTCCAGCGTCAACTATAACCGTATCAACTTTTGAGTCATTCGGAGCAAAGCCCACCCCTATGGCATTCTCTGAAGTCTTCACAAGTTTACAGAGCGGGACTATTCAAGGCCAAGAAAACCCCTTAGCTATGATAAAGTCAGGAAATTTCTACGAAGTCCAGAAATATTTATGCAAGACCGAGCATTTAAGAACATGGCTTTATTTCGCAATGAGTGAGCAAAGTTTTCAGGCATTACCGGCAGATCTGCAAAAAATAGTTCTCGAAGTCGGCAAAGAAATGCAGGCTTATGAACATGAATTATTCTTGAAAGATGAGGCCGAACTTGAAGGCTTCTTACAGTCTAAGGGCATGACAATTATTAACGATGTAGATCAAGCAGCATTTGCAAAACTCGCGGACGATGCTATGCAAAAATTAATGGAAGGCGAATACAAATATTTAAAGCCTCTCTATGACAAAATCAAAGCAGCTGAACCGAAATAAGAATCATGAAATCTTTTAGCCGGTGTGTGTTTATTCCGCATCGGCAATTTTTTAATTTTTTACAGGAGATAATAATTTATGCCATTTCTAGCAGTATCTGACTACACAAAAATTTACTATGAAGACTACGGCGAGGGCGATACGGTTTTATTTATTCACGGTCTAGGCTCTTCACATATGGAGATGAAAAATTTTATTAACGAGTTCAAATCTGATTATCGCTGTATTTCTTATGACCAGCGCGGGCACGGATCTTCTGACAGGCCTTTAATGCATTTGAACGTAAAGAGACTCGGCCAAGATCTGAATGAGTTAATCACATATTTAAATCTCAAGAATATAACTATAATAGGCCACTCAATGGGAGCAGCTGCAATTTTCAGCTATGTAAATCAATTCGGCTGTAACAGGCTCAAGCAAATTATTTCGGTTGATATGTCGCCTTATATGCGTAATACTGTCTGGAAGGGCGGCGTTGTTGTAGGTGAACACACTGACGAAGATTTTTTGTGCGAGCTTGACAGGATATTTGACGATTACGGCGCGGGAATCTGGCACATTGCGAAATTAATGGATCCAGTTTTAGCGAAAATCCCCGAAGATTATTCAGAAGCTATGAAGTCTCTTTGTAGAGAAGGTAAAGATCCCCTAACTTTTGCGAGTCTCTGGTACTCACTTTTTAGGACTGATCAACGCCCCGCAATGTCAAAAATTAATGTCCCGTTTTTGTATATTATGCCTGAAAATGGCTTATATTCAATGGTAACAGCTGATTTTATACGCGAGAACGTAAAAGGCGGCTTTAAACTTGAGAAAGATTTTCCGGGAACTACTCATTTAATTTTGATGGAGAAACCCCGCGAAGTTGCAGAATGTATCAAAAATTTCATGGAAAAAGGAGCGTAAACACGTGAAGATTCTCACAAAAATTTATTACTGGCTGATTTCTTTATTAGCTGTAATAGGAATGCTCGGTTATATTGCGGCAGTAGTCGTTCAAGTTTTCAGCAGGACATTTTTGCCCGTTGTTCCTTCGTGGACTGAAGAGGCAGCGAGATATTTATTTATTTATTCTGTTGCAGTGGGGGCGGCAGCTGTATCACTCAAAGACGAATACGCTAGAGTCGATATTTTTACGTCAAAATTTTCGCCAAGTTTCAAAAAATGTTATGAGATTCTAGTCTGCCTGATATTAATTATATTTGATGTATATCTTGCTTATTATTCAGTGCCTAAATTCGTATTCTTGCGCTTCAGAATGGTATCAACGGCCATGCAGCTTCCTATGCAGTGGATAAATTTTTCTGTCTTGTTATTCGTAATATTGCAGGCTGTATCTTATGCTATTAAGATAATATTATTGCTTTTCGGGACTGACTCTAAAGAATTACTTGCAAGTCCCCAGGAGGAGTCAATCGGAAATTATGACGTTGAGGAGGTCCTTCAATAATGAGCGTTGCTGTATTATTCTTGAGCTTTCTTGTATTCTTATTTGTCGGCTTCCCTGTCGCTTATTGTCTGGGAATTTCGAGCCTGTTATATTTTGTGCTTGAAAATATGCCGCTTGTTACATTTGCACAGAGATTTTTTTCAGGGCTTGACTCGTTTACTCTGTTATGCATTCCCGGATTCATGCTCGCAGGAAATTTAATGAACACCGGCGGAATCACGTATCAAATTGTAAGATTCTGCGATAAAGTTATCGGACATATCAGGGGCGGACTTGGCCTAGCAAATATAGGCGCGTCAATGATTTTTGCGGGAGTCTCAGGAACTGCGGCGGCCGATGCTGCGTCACTGGGCGGAATTCTTATTCCTGCAATGGTAAAAGACGGTTATGATGCTGATTATTCGGTTGCTGTAACTGCGGCGAGTTCGTGTATAGGGCCGATAATTCCTCCGTCAGTGCCTATGATTATGGCAGGAACTTTAACGGGTATAAGCGTCTCTAAAATGTTTGTCGCCGGAGTAATTCCCGGAATTCTAATGGGACTCGGCATGATGTTAGTCGCTTATGTAATTTCAGTTAAACGCAATTATCCCAAGAATGAAAGACGGGCGACTCTCAAAGAAATTATCTCGTCAGGGCGTGAGGCTTTCTGGGCTTTATTAATGATGGTAATAATTCTTGCTGGTATATTAACGGGAATTGTAACACCCACTGAAGCAAGTATTATAGCTGTGTTATATGCGCTCTTCGTGGGATTCTTTATTTATAGGGAATTAACAATTAAATCAGCCCTCGCAGTAATCCGCGACTCAATGGTCGGAGCAGCCGGAATCATGGTACTTGTAGGATTTGCAAACGTTTTCGCATATGTCCTGACAAAAGAACAGATTCCCACAATGATAGCAAATTGGATTCTGTCAATTACTCAAAATAAATTTGTTATCCTGCTTATAATAAATATTTTCCTGTTATTT
This window encodes:
- the add gene encoding adenosine deaminase, whose product is MKKLKFFALILVILLIAGNSFAADKKYIDLHLHLDGAITLDIAKKLADLQNIKLPADNDSELEKLLTVPDDCDDLDDFLECFELPLSLMQTPKGLRESVRLVLDNIQSQGLIYAEIRFAPQLHTKKGMNQEDAIKAALEGLRESSLKANIILCLMRENKSGSANFETLELARKYLVKDGGVVAIDLAGDESEYPTKNYKKFFDLAKKYNIPFTIHAGEGAGAQSVKDAINFGALRIGHGIRSYESPEVVALIKEKGIFLEICPTSNKLTRAVKNMKDYPFMKFLRDGLRVTLNTDDMGIENTTLPREYEYMRKEFGLTPEDERVILNNAIDGAFTTDEVKKFLRNTIFGETNIKF
- a CDS encoding iron ABC transporter permease, which translates into the protein MSLWTSAIFLAIISIWRITSGEWDINLSEVFYFLVNGGESYQALIIRSVRLPRLLCSIGTGGLLSVSGVILQGLLANPLAEPYTLGIASGAAFGASLGIMAGNFFIMPCAMTGALTALVLTGIIALKSGNNAVILAGVISNAILSAGVTFLKSISGDKIGSIVLWLMGSFSGAGFNNFYAILFGSILVILPAYILAPLLDAMSLGQDRAAVLGVNENLVRIILLLTTSTGTALAVSSFGVIGFVGLAVPHISRAIVGASHRKLIIHAFFMGACLMTLADGLAQRLGELPAGVITALTGGPFFCWLLARK
- a CDS encoding sirohydrochlorin cobaltochelatase — its product is MNKFLCALVLVTLLIPASAFAADSDSSKTAILVVSFGTSMPEARKAIDNLVNAAKDNFPDSEVRLSFTSNIIRRKLAESGDIIDTPVIALAKLNDERFTDVYVMPTHMIPGVEYDELKNVVEAFRTLRGKYGFRKLKLGVPFLNSPHDCSGMADVLMMRFKTQLEDKETGIILMGHGTPNHFANGLYPQLQLALNQRAHGRFFVGTVESSPLINDVLAELKLHPEIKKLVLSPLMIVAGDHANNDLADPLDSKSWLSILKNKGYQEITTYLVGLGEDENLKREFVRQILELMD
- a CDS encoding HDIG domain-containing protein, which translates into the protein MIPTREQALNLLKQYNNEESHIHHAIAVESTMRHFAEIFHEDPDLWGIVGILHDIDWEETSATPEQHCHLAPEILRNAGVDENIIHAVVSHGFGICSDVEPSNQMERTLFTIDELTGLVITAGLVRPSKSLSDLELKSVKKKWKDKAFARGVNREIIKQGAEKMNMPLDDVISETIIALRPVEKLIGM
- a CDS encoding response regulator transcription factor, which gives rise to MAVTILLADDHPLTRSGIAEFVRREESFKLVAEAEDGISAWQLIQELKPNVALLDIRMPGMDGVSVAQRVKNEGLNTSIVMLTSYDAQQYVIASLRAGARGFVLKTVSPKELTTAINTVAKGGLYLDPEVASVMGEQDFIPEQLSMREREVLLLAAKGLSSKEVAKRLYISERTVQTHLASIYDKLGSRNKTEALLLALKYGVVTLEELLEDDE
- a CDS encoding sensor histidine kinase, with translation MFASLRKKFTSSKSHLLAWLLSALVIPSAAVVLVAIAGMVSQERAMDEAVSSYVQDLAESMSYHLASDSEVWAYSMLSEFTRLPFFSWGPSIPGWVALIGQDGRVVAASPGAMNISAIWNNTLPVGHAVKVEDKDGAQYTLAVQPVKRPSGGYVVAAVSWTQLLGGLVGVTRIWPALVVIIALSIFVAIRMLWRFLVIPLQSIVAEIDNMTLGKDVPEDLPDMAVQEIESVHFALVRSAQAAVDRNILRNNYVRDIVKAQEQERLDMAREIHDGPLQDITALLQQLHMAREEENNIERVKRTEVIAKTVVRELRSLCDELAPPWVDLGLVEALTELADRLAQVYYIGVFTDFDEDAKIEVDSEKTLSLLRIVQEAVSNAVRHGEASEVLIKLHKDDDDTLTLEISDNGRGFEAKNINHETLRVEGHRGLASMTERMSLMGGTVKITSTPGEGTIITAQFKA
- a CDS encoding TRAP transporter substrate-binding protein, coding for MKKFLCLVLVMLLASCFAAFAAEHTITVTHIVDEAHSWHKASEFFKQEVEKRSGGKIEVKIYPNSQLGNEIDTIQSALTGGGVDVVITGESMMTYVPELGILGVPYLMTSDAHVEAIAGGEIGKEIENLMLMDGAGFRCLAYFVRGPRDVTANKAIRTPDDIKGLIIRTPASTITVSTFESFGAKPTPMAFSEVFTSLQSGTIQGQENPLAMIKSGNFYEVQKYLCKTEHLRTWLYFAMSEQSFQALPADLQKIVLEVGKEMQAYEHELFLKDEAELEGFLQSKGMTIINDVDQAAFAKLADDAMQKLMEGEYKYLKPLYDKIKAAEPK
- a CDS encoding alpha/beta hydrolase, whose protein sequence is MPFLAVSDYTKIYYEDYGEGDTVLFIHGLGSSHMEMKNFINEFKSDYRCISYDQRGHGSSDRPLMHLNVKRLGQDLNELITYLNLKNITIIGHSMGAAAIFSYVNQFGCNRLKQIISVDMSPYMRNTVWKGGVVVGEHTDEDFLCELDRIFDDYGAGIWHIAKLMDPVLAKIPEDYSEAMKSLCREGKDPLTFASLWYSLFRTDQRPAMSKINVPFLYIMPENGLYSMVTADFIRENVKGGFKLEKDFPGTTHLILMEKPREVAECIKNFMEKGA
- a CDS encoding TRAP transporter small permease, which encodes MKILTKIYYWLISLLAVIGMLGYIAAVVVQVFSRTFLPVVPSWTEEAARYLFIYSVAVGAAAVSLKDEYARVDIFTSKFSPSFKKCYEILVCLILIIFDVYLAYYSVPKFVFLRFRMVSTAMQLPMQWINFSVLLFVILQAVSYAIKIILLLFGTDSKELLASPQEESIGNYDVEEVLQ
- a CDS encoding TRAP transporter large permease; the protein is MSVAVLFLSFLVFLFVGFPVAYCLGISSLLYFVLENMPLVTFAQRFFSGLDSFTLLCIPGFMLAGNLMNTGGITYQIVRFCDKVIGHIRGGLGLANIGASMIFAGVSGTAAADAASLGGILIPAMVKDGYDADYSVAVTAASSCIGPIIPPSVPMIMAGTLTGISVSKMFVAGVIPGILMGLGMMLVAYVISVKRNYPKNERRATLKEIISSGREAFWALLMMVIILAGILTGIVTPTEASIIAVLYALFVGFFIYRELTIKSALAVIRDSMVGAAGIMVLVGFANVFAYVLTKEQIPTMIANWILSITQNKFVILLIINIFLLFVGCFMETIAALTILFPVLLPVVTSIGVSPIQFGVMCVLNLVIGLTTPPVGVCLFITTSIGKISIAQGTKAIVPFLICNFAVLLLVTYFPPVTLWLVGLLYGI